One Hermetia illucens chromosome 4, iHerIll2.2.curated.20191125, whole genome shotgun sequence DNA segment encodes these proteins:
- the LOC119653802 gene encoding Golgi SNAP receptor complex member 1 has product MGVPSYDALRKQARHLENEVDLKLVAFSKVGAGTSGSGGIHGADTSPLLGEHVFDSLSAEIGQMLDRLSEINESMAEIPSSGTAMMHTLQRHREILQGYRQEFNKICANHTTRIEREELLRGSGIATSSTASSGLSRRDMYLKESAHLHNSSGLINDQISIAMETKEHLLSQRHAFKRLQTRFNDISNRFPVISSLMQRINIRKRRDSLILGGVIAVCTILLILYAFH; this is encoded by the exons ATGGGGGTGCCAAGCTATGACG CGCTCCGAAAACAGGCCCGACACCTGGAAAACGAGGTCGACCTAAAATTGGTGGCTTTCAGCAAGGTAGGCGCAGGTACAAGTGGCAGtggcggaatccacggagctgATACTTCACCCCTTCTTGGCGAACATGTTTTCGACTCACTTTCCGCGGAAATTGGACAAATGCTGGACAGG CTTTCGGAGATCAATGAATCAATGGCCGAGATTCCATCGTCCGGAACTGCAATGATGCACACACTACAACGTCATCGAGAAATTCTTCAAGGCTATCGGCAAGAATTCAATAAGATTTGTGCGAATCATACAACACGCATTGAGCGGGAGGAGCTGCTGAGGGGATCTGGCATCGCAACTTCCAGTACAGCGTCCTCGGGGCTGAGTCGTCGCGATATGTACTTGAAGGAAAGTGCCCATTTACACAA TTCGAGCGGTTTAATCAACGATCAAATCAGCATCGCAATGGAAACCAAGGAGCATTTACTATCGCAGCGGCATGCCTTCAAACGTTTGCAGACCCGTTTCAATGATATATCGAATCGATTCCCGGTTATATCCAG TTTAATGCAGAGAATCAACATTCGAAAGCGACGAGATTCACTGATTTTAGGTGGTGTAATTGCTGTTTGTACGATTCTATTAATATTGTACGCTTTCCACTAA